One Megamonas hypermegale genomic window carries:
- a CDS encoding phosphatase, producing the protein MIDVLDAHMHTIASGHAYSTLNEMIASGKKKNLKLIGITEHTNKMPGTCHEIYFCNFKVIPRHQDDIEIRMGAEINIINYYGNMDLSEKGFSKIDYGIASLHDICIDPGSQEENTNAIIGAMKHPKVKIIGHPDNGYYPVNYEKIVLAAKEYHVLLELNNSSLNPLGERLNSRDNMKTMLKLCQKHQTELIIDSDAHIADDVGNHKYVHELLDNLNFPEELIVNTSVDKFKKYIK; encoded by the coding sequence ATGATTGATGTTCTCGATGCCCATATGCATACTATTGCTAGCGGTCATGCTTACAGTACTTTAAATGAAATGATTGCAAGCGGAAAAAAGAAAAATTTAAAATTAATTGGTATAACTGAACATACTAATAAGATGCCTGGTACTTGTCATGAAATATATTTTTGCAATTTTAAAGTAATACCTCGTCATCAAGATGATATTGAAATACGTATGGGAGCAGAAATAAATATCATAAATTATTACGGTAATATGGATTTATCCGAAAAGGGATTTTCTAAAATCGATTACGGAATAGCCAGCCTGCATGACATCTGTATCGACCCCGGCAGTCAAGAAGAAAATACAAATGCCATAATCGGTGCTATGAAACATCCGAAAGTAAAAATAATCGGTCATCCCGACAATGGCTACTATCCTGTAAATTACGAAAAAATCGTTTTAGCTGCTAAAGAATACCACGTTCTGCTTGAGCTGAACAACAGTTCTTTAAATCCTTTGGGCGAACGCCTTAATTCCCGCGATAATATGAAAACCATGCTTAAACTCTGCCAGAAGCATCAGACGGAACTGATTATCGACAGCGATGCTCATATTGCCGATGATGTTGGCAACCATAAATATGTACATGAATTATTAGATAATTTAAATTTCCCAGAAGAACTAATTGTTAACACCTCTGTGGATAAGTTTAAAAAATATATAAAATAA
- a CDS encoding acetyl-CoA carboxylase biotin carboxylase subunit gives MFKRVLIANRGEIAVRIIRACQEMGIETVAVYSDEDVDAMHVRLADYSYNIGPADASESYLNKDALMEAARNTEADAVHPGYGFLSEDADFAEMVTKSGMTWIGPWADTIRKVGDKDIARAAMVPSGIPMSKGSTPLESNEDAIEKAKDVGYPIILKPVAGGGGKGMLIANNEEDLKNILNIIDIHKVKYYFEHYIEHSRHIEVQIVADNYGHVIHLGERECSLQRRNQKLLEESPSIALTPDRRAEVGALAIKAAKSVHYNNIGTVEFLLDLKTNQFNFMEINPRVQVEHGITEAVTGIDLVRTQIRIAAGEALELQQEDVKFTGHAIECRINAEDPDNNFMPSPGKVDFFLEPGGPRVRVDSGVCAGLSISPYYDSLIAKIIVHGRTRGDAIKIMRRALKEFQVRGIKTTIPLHQRILKDEYFCTGDIDTRFIRNHFSKYVQPMTPAQLKASKKARTEEEIINAINASMYYA, from the coding sequence ATGTTTAAAAGAGTCTTAATAGCCAACCGTGGAGAAATTGCAGTGCGAATTATTCGTGCTTGCCAAGAGATGGGCATAGAAACTGTTGCTGTATATTCAGATGAAGATGTTGATGCAATGCATGTAAGATTGGCTGATTATAGTTATAATATTGGACCAGCTGATGCCAGTGAAAGTTATTTAAATAAAGATGCTTTGATGGAAGCTGCTAGAAATACTGAAGCTGATGCTGTTCATCCTGGTTATGGTTTCTTATCAGAAGATGCAGATTTTGCAGAAATGGTAACAAAATCTGGTATGACTTGGATTGGACCGTGGGCTGATACTATTCGTAAAGTTGGCGATAAAGATATAGCTAGAGCAGCTATGGTGCCATCAGGTATTCCAATGTCAAAAGGTAGTACACCACTTGAAAGCAATGAAGATGCTATTGAAAAAGCAAAAGATGTTGGATATCCTATTATTTTAAAACCTGTTGCTGGTGGTGGCGGTAAAGGTATGCTCATTGCTAACAACGAAGAAGATTTGAAAAACATCTTAAATATTATAGATATCCATAAAGTAAAATATTATTTTGAACATTATATTGAACATTCTCGCCATATTGAAGTACAGATTGTGGCAGATAATTATGGTCATGTTATTCATTTAGGTGAACGTGAATGTTCTCTTCAACGTCGCAATCAAAAATTATTAGAAGAATCTCCATCTATTGCTTTAACTCCTGACCGCCGTGCAGAAGTTGGTGCTTTAGCTATTAAGGCCGCAAAAAGTGTTCATTATAATAATATCGGTACAGTAGAATTTTTGCTTGATTTAAAAACAAATCAATTTAATTTCATGGAAATAAATCCACGTGTTCAAGTTGAACATGGTATAACAGAAGCTGTTACAGGTATTGACCTCGTGCGTACACAAATTCGCATTGCAGCTGGTGAAGCTTTAGAATTACAACAAGAAGATGTTAAATTCACAGGTCATGCTATAGAATGTCGTATCAATGCAGAAGACCCAGATAATAACTTTATGCCATCTCCTGGTAAAGTTGATTTCTTCTTAGAACCAGGTGGCCCTCGTGTTCGTGTAGATAGCGGTGTTTGTGCTGGCCTTTCTATTTCACCGTATTATGATTCTCTTATTGCTAAAATTATTGTACACGGTCGTACACGCGGTGATGCTATTAAAATTATGCGTCGTGCTTTAAAAGAATTCCAAGTTCGTGGTATTAAAACTACAATTCCACTTCATCAGCGTATTTTAAAAGATGAATATTTCTGCACAGGTGATATTGATACAAGATTTATCAGAAATCATTTCTCTAAATATGTACAACCAATGACACCTGCACAGCTTAAAGCTTCTAAGAAAGCAAGAACTGAAGAAGAAATTATCAATGCTATTAATGCAAGTATGTATTATGCTTGA